The sequence below is a genomic window from Streptomyces sp. NBC_00289.
CGACGCCCATGTGCTGTACGTCGGCCGGGTGCCGGGGTTCGTGGCGGTCGGCAAGGCCCACACCGGCGCGGAGGCGCGCCGCGCGCTGGAGCGGACGGCGGTGGACCTGCTGCTCCTGGATCTGCACCTGCCGGACGTGCACGGTCTCCAGCTGGCCCGCTCGCTGCGGGCGGCGGGTCATCAGGCGGACGTGATCGCCGTGACCTCGGCCCGTGATCTGACGGTTGTGCGGGAGGGCGTGTCGCTGGGCGTCGTCCAGTACGTCCTGAAGCCCTTCACGTTCGGCACGCTGCGCGACCGGCTGATCCGGTACGCGGAGTTCCACGCGGCCGCGGGCGAGGCCAGCGGCCAGGACGAGGTCGACCGGGCGCTGGCGACCCTCCGGGCACCGGGCCCGGCGGCCCTGCCGAAGGGACTGAGCGCGCCGACCCTGGAGCGGGTGACGGTGACCCTGCGGGACCGCTCGGAGGGGTACACGGCCGCGGGGATCGCGGAGACGGTGGGAATCTCCCGCATCACGGCCCGGCGGTACCTGGAACACCTGGTGGAGGCGGGCCGAGCCGAACGGAAGCCGCTCTACGGGCAGGTGGGCAGACCCGAGCTGGTGTACCGGTGGGTCCGGGCCCCGGGACCGAGCCGCTGAGCGGGCTCCCGGCCGCGACGAGGTGAGCCCGCGAGAAGTCCTGCCGCCGAGCTGATCCCCCCCTCCTCGCCGCCCGACGAGCGGGCGAGCACGACGTGTCGGGGGGCGCGGTCAAGGGGTGGGGAGCCGATCCGGACCCGGCCGGGGCCACGGGCGGGACGCGGAGGGTTCAATTCGCGCCGCGCTTTCCCGCCCCCCGGGCACCCCATCGCCGTACCGGACGGCCGTACGCCCCTTCGAGGTCCGCCCCCGTGGGCGACACCAGCGGCGTCGCGCCGGAGCCGGCCGGTGCGAACCGCCCGCGGCCGGACACCGCCGGACGCTCGCGAATATGCCGCTCTACCTTGCCATTCGCCGGTTGCGCGAAGAACGCACCCCTCTCCGGGGACCCGCGAGGCGGTCCGTCAGCCTGTTCGACAGCCGCCCACCCGGCCGACGGACGATCTCCGGCCAAACGCCGCGCACGGCCGGAACCGTACGTTCCTACAATGCGTGATCCTGGCCGAACAGACCGTAGTCACCGCGTCCCGTCGCGCCTACTTTGTGGCCCGTGCGCCGACCTTCAGCTCCGCCGAACCAGCCCGCTCCCCCCTTCGACGCCCCCGCCGCCCGCAGACTCCG
It includes:
- a CDS encoding response regulator, whose amino-acid sequence is MTTEQPIRVLVVEDDPVAADAHVLYVGRVPGFVAVGKAHTGAEARRALERTAVDLLLLDLHLPDVHGLQLARSLRAAGHQADVIAVTSARDLTVVREGVSLGVVQYVLKPFTFGTLRDRLIRYAEFHAAAGEASGQDEVDRALATLRAPGPAALPKGLSAPTLERVTVTLRDRSEGYTAAGIAETVGISRITARRYLEHLVEAGRAERKPLYGQVGRPELVYRWVRAPGPSR